Proteins from one Hydrogenivirga caldilitoris genomic window:
- a CDS encoding site-2 protease family protein, giving the protein MNLSEAILSIPALMIAVILHEVAHGWVAYRMGDPTAKLAGRLTLNPIPHIDPVGTLILPAMFIVLNSPVIFGWAKPVPINPLNFRDLRIGTFLTSIAGVVMNLTLAVGFGITYRVLSGLSESVDPFVANSVIYPMLIFSAKSVLINLILALFNIIPIPPLDGSKALMSFLSFKYWEVFYKYEVYGFLVITLLLFTGVLGKLIYPPLVFLYHLILGGV; this is encoded by the coding sequence ATGAACCTTAGCGAAGCTATATTATCCATTCCTGCCTTAATGATAGCGGTCATACTCCATGAAGTAGCCCACGGTTGGGTAGCTTACAGGATGGGAGACCCAACAGCCAAGCTCGCGGGAAGATTGACCCTCAATCCTATTCCCCACATTGACCCAGTTGGAACCCTGATACTCCCAGCGATGTTCATAGTTCTAAACTCACCGGTGATATTTGGTTGGGCAAAACCCGTTCCTATAAATCCTCTAAACTTTAGGGACTTACGGATTGGTACTTTCCTGACTTCCATAGCGGGTGTTGTTATGAACCTCACCCTTGCGGTAGGTTTCGGAATTACCTACAGAGTTCTTTCGGGACTTTCTGAGAGTGTTGACCCTTTTGTTGCTAACTCGGTCATCTATCCCATGCTCATTTTCTCTGCAAAATCTGTGCTTATAAATCTTATCCTGGCTCTCTTTAACATAATACCCATACCTCCTCTGGACGGAAGCAAAGCGCTGATGAGCTTTCTTTCCTTCAAATACTGGGAGGTTTTTTACAAGTATGAAGTTTACGGTTTCCTCGTTATAACCTTGCTACTTTTTACCGGCGTACTTGGAAAGCTCATATATCCACCCCTTGTATTCTTATACCACCTGATACTGGGAGGAGTATAA